From Zalophus californianus isolate mZalCal1 chromosome 16, mZalCal1.pri.v2, whole genome shotgun sequence, one genomic window encodes:
- the ALDOC gene encoding fructose-bisphosphate aldolase C — protein sequence MPHSYPALSAEQKKELSDIALRIVAPGKGILAADESVGSMAKRLSQIGVENTEENRRLYRQVLFSADDRIKKCIGGVIFFHETLYQKDDNGVPFVRTIQDKGIVVGIKVDKGVVPLAGTDGETTTQGLDGLSERCAQYKKDGANFAKWRCVLKISERTPSALAILENANVLARYASICQQNGIVPIVEPEILPDGDHDLKRCQYVTEKVLAAVYKALSDHHVYLEGTLLKPNMVTPGHACPIKYSPEEIAMATVTALRRTVPPAVPGVTFLSGGQSEEEASLNLNAINRCPLPRPWALTFSYGRALQASALNAWRGQQDNAGAATEEFIKRAEVNGLAAQGKYEGSGEDGGAAAQSLYIANHAY from the exons ATGCCTCACTCGTACCCAGCCCTTTCTGCTGAGCAGAAAAAGGAGTTGTCTGACATTGCCCTCCGGATTGTGGCCCCAGGCAAAGGCATTCTGGCCGCGGATGAGTCTGTAG GCAGCATGGCCAAGCGGCTGAGCCAAATTGGCGTGGAGAACACAGAGGAAAACCGCCGGTTGTACCGCCAGGTCCTGTTCAGTGCTGATGACCGTATAAAGAAGTGCATCGGAGGAGTCATCTTCTTCCATGAGACACTCTACCAGAAGGACGATAATGGTGTTCCCTTCGTTCGTACCATTCAGGATAAAGGCATTGTCGTGGGCATCAAG GTCGACAAGGGTGTAGTGCCTCTAGCAGGGACTGATGGAGAAACCACCACTCAAG GGCTGGATGGGCTCTCGGAACGCTGTGCCCAATACAAGAAGGATGGCGCCAACTTTGCCAAATGGCGTTGCGTGCTGAAAATCAGTGAGCGCACACCCTCAGCCCTTGCCATTCTGGAGAATGCCAACGTGCTGGCCCGCTATGCCAGCATCTGCCAGcag AATGGCATCGTGCCTATTGTGGAACCTGAAATCCTGCCAGATGGAGACCATGACCTCAAACGTTGTCAGTATGTTACAGAGAAG GTCTTGGCTGCTGTGTACAAGGCCCTGAGTGACCATCACGTGTACCTGGAGGGGACCCTGCTCAAGCCCAACATGGTGACCCCTGGCCATGCCTGTCCCATTAAATATAGCCCAGAGGAGATCGCCATGGCAACTGTCACTGCCCTGCGTCGCACTGTGCCCCCAGCTGTCCCAG GAGTGACTTTCCTGTCTGGGGGTCAGAGTGAAGAGGAGGCATCGCTCAACCTCAATGCTATCAACCGCTGCCCCCTTCCTCGGCCCTGGGCCCTTACCTTCTCCTATGGGCGTGCCCTGCAGGCCTCTGCCCTCAATGCCTGGAGAGGGCAACAAGACAATGCTGGGGCTGCCACTGAGGAGTTCATCAAGCGGGCCGAG GTGAATGGGCTTGCGGCCCAGGGCAAGTATGAAGGCAGCggggaagatggtggagcagCAGCACAGTCCCTCTACATTGCCAACCATGCTTACTGA
- the PIGS gene encoding GPI transamidase component PIG-S produces the protein MAAPGAAATDLEVVRGKRAALFFAAVAILVGLPLWWKTTETYRAPLPYSQISGLNALQLRLTVPITVVFTRESVPLDDQEKLPFTVVHERDIPLKYKMKIKCRFQKAYRRALEHEEEALSLGSMQEAETVLAEPQKQAEGSLTVYVISENSSLLPQDMMSYIGPERTAVVRGITHREPFNIVGRRVIQVAQAMSLTEDVLAAALADHLPEDKWSSDKRRPLKSSLGYEITFSLLNPDPKSHDVHWDIEGAVRRYVQPFLSALSAAGNFSVDSQILYYAVLGVNPRFDPASSSYYLAAHSLPHVINPVESRLGSSAASLYPVLNFLLYVPELAHSPLYIQDKDGAPVATNAFHSPRWGGIMVYNVDPKAYNASELPVRVEVDMVQVMEVFLAQLRLLFGIAQPQMPLKCLFSGSKSEGLTTWELDRLLWARSVENVATATTTLTSLAQLLGKISNIVIKDNVASEVYRAVAAVQKAAEELASGHLASAFIASQEAVTSSERAFFDPSLLHLLYFPDDQKFAIYIPLFLPMAVPILLSLVKIFLETRKSWKKPEKTD, from the exons ATGGCGGCTCCCGGGGCTGCTGCTACAGACCTAG AGGTGGTCCGAGGCAAGCGGGCCGCTCTCTTCTTCGCTGCGGTGGCCATCCTGGTGGGGTTGCCGCTCTGGTGGAAGACCACGGAGACCTACCGGGCCCCGTTGCCTTACTCCCAGATCAGTGGGCTGAATGCCCTGCAG CTGCGGCTCACGGTACCCATCACCGTCGTGTTTACCCGAGAATCAGTGCCATTGGACGACCAGGAGAAGCTGCCCTTCACCGTTGTACATGAGAGAGATATCCCTCTGAAAT acaaaatgaaaatcaaatgccGTTTCCAGAAGGCCTATCGGAGGGCTCTGGAGCACGAGGAGGAGGCCCTGTCACTGGGCAGTATGCAAG AGGCAGAAACCGTGTTAGCTGAGCCACAGAAGCAAGCAGAGGGCTCCCTGACTGTGTATGTGATCTCTGAAAACTCCTCGCTTCTGCCCCAG GACATGATGAGCTACATCGGGCCTGAGAGGACAGCAGTTGTGAGAGGGATCACGCACCGGGAGCCCTTTAACATCGTTGGCCGCCGCGTAATCCAAGTAGCGCAGGCCATGTCTTTGACCGAGGATGTGCTCGCTGCGGCCCTGGCTGACCACCTTCCGGAGGACAAGTGGAGCTCTGATAAGAGGCGGCCTCTCAAGTCCAGCTTGG GCTATGAGATCACCTTCAGTTTACTCAACCCAGACCCCAAGTCCCATGACGTCCACTGGGACATTGAGGGGGCCGTCCGGCGCTATGTGCAGCCCTTCCTGAGTGCCCTCAGTGCTGCGGGCAACTTCTCTGTGGACTCTCAG ATTCTGTACTATGCGGTGTTGGGAGTAAACCCCCGCTTTGACCCAGCTTCCTCCAGCTACTACTTGGCTGCACACAGCCTCCCTCATGTCATCAACCCAGTGGAGTCCCGGCTGG GATCCAGCGCTGCCTCCCTTTACCCTGTGCTCAACTTTCTGCTGTATGTACCTGAGCTTGCCCACTCCCCCCTGTACATTCAGGACAAGGATGGGGCTCCAGTGGCCACCAACGCCTTCCACAGTCCCCGCTGGGGTGGCATTATG GTCTACAATGTGGACCCCAAAGCCTACAATGCCTCAGAGCTGCCAGTGAGGGTTGAGGTGGACATGGTGCAAGTGATGGAGGTGTTCCTGGCTCAGTTGCG GCTGCTCTTTGGGATTGCTCAGCCCCAGATGCCTCTGAAATGCCTGTTTTCAGGGTCCAAGAGTGAAGGGCTAACGACCTGGGAGCTCGACCGGCTGCTCTGGGCTCGGTCAGTGGAGAACGTCGCCACAGCCACCACCACTCTCACTTCCCTGGCCCAGCTTCTGGGCAAGATCAGCAACATTGTCATCAAGGACAATGTGGCATCTGAG GTGTACAGGGCTGTAGCTGCAGTCCAGAAGGCGGCCGAGGAGTTGGCCTCTGGGCACCTGGCATCTGCCTTCATTGCCAGCCAGGAAGCTGTGACGTCGTCGGAGCGTGCCTTTTTTGATCCCTCGCTCCTCCACCTcctctatttccctgatgaccagaAGTTTGCCATCTATATCCCACTCTTCCTGCCTATGGCTGTGCCCATCCTCCTGTCCCTGGTCAAGATCTTCCTGGAAACCCGCAAGTCCTGGAAAAAGCCTGAGAAGACAGACTGA
- the UNC119 gene encoding protein unc-119 homolog A — MKVKKGGGGAGTGAEPAPGASGPSVEPKPEPQLQAESESGSESEPEAGLGPRPGPLQRKQPIGPEDVLGLQRITGDYLCSPEENIYKIDFIRFKIRDMDSGTVLFEIKKPPASERLPINRRDLDPNAGRFVRYQFTPAFLRLRQVGATVEFTVGDKPVNNFRMIERHYFRNQLLKSFDFHFGFCIPSSKNTCEHIYDFPPLSEELINEMIRHPYETQSDSFYFVDDRLVMHNKADYSYSGTP, encoded by the exons ATGAAGGTGAAGAAGGGCGGCGGCGGGGCTGGGACGGGGGCGGAGCCCGCTCCAGGGGCCTCTGGCCCGAGCGTGGAGCCCAAGCCCGAGCCGCAGCTGCAGGCGGAATCCGAGTCCGGGTCCGAGTCGGAGCCGGAGGCTGGCCTGGGGCCCAGGCCGGGGCCGCTGCAGAGGAAGCAGCCGATCGGGCCAGAGGACGTGCTGGGGCTGCAGCGGATCACGGGCG ACTACCTGTGCTCCCCCGAGGAGAATATCTACAAGATCGACTTCATCAGGTTCAAGATTCGAGACATGGACTCAGGCACTGTCCTCTTTGAAATCAAGAAGCCCCCAGCCTCAG AGCGGTTGCCCATCAACCGGCGGGACCTGGACCCCAATGCTGGGCGCTTTGTCCGCTACCAGTTCACACCTGCCTTCCTCCGCCTGAGGCAGGTGGGAGCCAC GGTGGAGTTCACAGTGGGAGACAAGCCTGTCAACAACTTCCGCATGATTGAGAGGCACTACTTTCGCAACCAGCTCCTCAAAAGTTTTGACTTCCACTTTGGCTTCTGCATCCCCAGCAGCAAGAACACCTGCGAGCACATCTACGACTTCCCCCCTCTCTCTGAGGAGCTGA TCAACGAGATGATCCGTCACCCATATGAAACACAGTCCGACAGCTTCTACTTCGTGGATGACCGGCTGGTGATGCACAACAAAGCAGACTATTCCTACAGTGGAACGCCCTGA